A window of Plasmodium brasilianum strain Bolivian I chromosome 8, whole genome shotgun sequence contains these coding sequences:
- a CDS encoding pre-mRNA-processing factor 19 — protein MSILCTISGQTPEEPVVSKTGYIFEKRLIEKHIINYGICPVSGEILTLQDLYPLKNEKIVKPRPISASSIPGLLSMFQTEWDSIISEMFSLRTHVNDIRNQLSHSLYQYDAATRVIAKLLKEKDSYKEEITNLRNQIFQLKSGNDINEFEIGITDELLNEMQNIAKDLLMNRKKRKIENVCSVDKWKEFTNTNEFDIHSSVVPGVTSLALDINKYKYNYNHDHINHNFFSGGKDGNIYYVSLSDNKIISKLQGHLKKVNALISHPSNFVCISGSNDKTVRIWKGDSDTNEYVTAHVITKHKDHITSLSLHPLENLFISASKDNVWILHDLETAKTIKTCKNNPSPFKNLSIHPDGMMLGIASEDSNIHIYDIKSQEYKASLTGHTKAVDCISFSENGYYLASCSKDNTIKLWDLRKALSFQTLELEQTPNFITFDYSGKYLSVALGNDIHIYNFHTKNQVTLVNTLSSHTDTVTKTCFGSRTSYLLSSSMDKTVKLWS, from the coding sequence ATGTCGATTCTGTGCACGATTAGCGGACAGACGCCCGAAGAGCCAGTTGTGAGCAAAACAGgctatatttttgaaaaacgaCTAATAGagaaacatataataaactaTGGGATATGTCCAGTAAGTGGGGAAATATTAACTTTACAGGATTTGTAtcctttaaaaaatgaaaaaattgttaaaccTAGACCTATAAGTGCTAGTAGTATTCCTGGACTTTTGTCCATGTTTCAAACCGAATGGGACTCCATAATATCGGAGATGTTTAGCTTAAGAACGCATGTAAATGATATTAGAAATCAACTAAGTCATAGTCTTTATCAATATGATGCAGCTACAAGAGTAATtgcaaaattattaaaagaaaaagatagtTATAAAGAAGAGATTACTAATTTAAGGAATcaaatttttcaattaaaaagtggaaatgatataaatgaatttgAGATTGGAATAACGGATGAACTACTAAACGAGATGCAAAATATTGCAAAAGATTTATTAATGaatagaaagaaaagaaaaattgaaaatgtaTGTTCTGTAGATAAGTGGAAAGAATTTACAAATACAAATGAGTTTGATATTCATTCTTCAGTTGTACCTGGAGTTACTTCCTTAGCattagatataaataaatataaatataattataaccaTGATCATATTAATCATAATTTCTTCTCAGGAGGTAAAgatggaaatatatattatgtttctCTATctgataataaaattatttcaaaattacaaggacatttaaaaaaagttaatgCACTAATATCTCATCCGTCTAATTTTGTTTGTATATCTGGATCAAATGATAAAACGGTTCGAATATGGAAAGGTGATTCGGATACCAATGAATATGTAACTGCTCATGTAATTACAAAACATAAAGATCATATAACATCATTATCTTTACATCCACTAGAAAATCTATTTATAAGTGCTTCTAAAGATAATGTATGGATTTTACATGATTTAGAAACAGCTAAAACGATAAAAACTTGTAAAAATAATCCTTctccttttaaaaatttatctaTTCATCCTGATGGTATGATGCTAGGAATTGCATCGGAAGattcaaatatacatatatatgatattaaaaGTCAAGAATATAAAGCTTCACTTACAGGACATACAAAAGCAGTAGACTGTATCTCCTTTAGCGAAAATGGTTATTACTTAGCATCTTGTTCTAAAGATAATACAATTAAATTGTGGGATCTCCGAAAAGCTCTTAGTTTTCAAACATTAGAATTAGAACAAACACCAAATTTTATCACTTTTGATTATTCtggaaaatatttatcagTTGCCCTGGGAAAtgacatacatatatataactttcaTACAAAGAACCAAGTTACGCTAGTTAACACTCTTTCGTCGCATACTGATACTGTTACCAAAACTTGCTTTGGCAGCAGAACTTCCTATTTGTTGTCTAGTTCTATGGACAAGACAGTGAAGTTATGGAGTTAG
- a CDS encoding activator of Hsp90 ATPase — protein sequence MSFEIEQEYYVPPDVLFNTFTDAHTLTRLSRGSLAEADLRVGGKFSLFSGSIYGEYVEIEKPQKLVQKWKFRDWRDADYSQVSFEFIKVQENHTLLKLKHENIPLTNKFNEGGVIERCKNGWTENILHNIEIILGYPKKK from the exons atgagttTTGAAATAGAGCAGGAATATTATGTTCCTCCAGATGTTCTGTTTAACACCTTTACCGATGCACATACCTTGACAAGACTATCCAGGGGCTCCTTAGCTGAAGCG GACCTAAGGGTTGGaggaaaattttctttattttcggGAAGTATATATGGAGAATATGTCGAAATTGAAAAACCACAAAAACTTGTCCAGAAATGGAAATTTCGTGATTGGCGTGATGCAGATTATAGTCAAGTTTCatttgaatttataaaagtacAAGAAAATCATACCTTGCTTAAATTAAAGCATGAAAATATTCCCTTAACTAATAAGTTTAATGAAG GGGGAGTTATAGAAAGGTGTAAAAATGGATGGACTGAAAATATTCTTCATAACATTGAAATAATATTGGGGtacccaaaaaaaaaataa